A segment of the Campylobacter vulpis genome:
AACTTATATCCAAGAACTTTTGCAACTAAAAGGAGATAGAATTTTCATACAAAAGCAAGCCGTTTTAGCTGCCTTTTGCCTTATGATGAAACTTAAGCCTGAAATTTTCATTTAATTTTCAATAAAAATTTAATGATGATTTATTAAATTTCTATAATATTTTTGCAAGATTTCTCATTTTCAACAGGGTCAAAAATGAATTTACCAAATTTTCTAGCTATTTTAAGAATGATTTTAGCACCGCTTTTATTTTTTGTCCTTACCTTTCCCTTTGAAAATGTGCATCAAAGCTGGATTAATTATTTTGCCACTCTACTTTTTTCTTTAGCGGCTTTAAGTGATTTTTTTGACGGATTTATAGCAAGAAATTGGGGGCAGACGACAAAATTGGGTGCTATTTTAGACCCTTTAGCAGATAAAATGCTTATCTTAGCCGCTTTTTTAGGGCTTTTGCTTTTAGATAGGGCAAATGAATGGGTAATTTACCTTATTTTAGTGCGTGAGTTTTTTATCACAGGCTTTAGAGTTGTTATGGTGAGTGAAAATTTAGATGTGAGTGCTTCTTTTGCAGGTAAGCTTAAAACAGGCTTTCAAATGACCGCCATCATCTTTTTGATGCTTGATTGGATTTTTGGTGATATTTTGCTTTACATTGCCCTTGCACTTACGATTTACTCGGGTTTTGAATATGTTTATCACTATATCAAACATAGGAAAAAACAATGAAAAGCCTTCTTTTTCTTTTGATCATCTTAATTTTAGGCTTAAAATTTTACTCCGTGCAATTTTTAGCGACTATTTTTGCCATTTCCTTTTTAATATTTTTTCACGAATTAGGACATTTTTTAGCCGCAAAATCTTTAGGTATAAGGGTAGAAATTTTTAGCATAGGTTTTGGCAAAAGCTTTTTTGAGAGAGAATTTAAAAACACAAAATACCGCTTGAGTGTCTTACCACTTGGAGGTTATGTCAAACTTAAAGGGCAAGATGATTTAAATCCCGCTTTAAGAAATTACGATAAAGATAGCTACGGCTCACTTTCTCCTCTCCAAAAAATTTACATACTCTTTGCAGGACCCTTTTTCAATCTCCTTTTAGCCTTTTTGCTTTACATCGCCATAGCAAATTTGGGCTTAGAAAAAGCCTCCGCTAAAATAGGCTTCATCGCTCCCAATTCAGCCGCACAAGAGATGGGACTTTTAGAAGGAGATATCATTAAAAGTATCAATGGTGTCAAAATTCAAAGTTTTGATGAAATCCCTGCCCTACTCACTCCAAACGCCTTAATAATCGAAATTCAAAGAGAAGAAAAGCTTTTAAATTTTCTCATTACACCAAAAACTGGACAAGCTTATAATGAATTTGGACAAATCATGCCAAAACTGCAACTTGGAATAGCTCCAAGTAATGAAAAAATAAGCGTTAGCTACACAGGCTTACAAAGTTTAAGCTATGCCTTAGATGAAAGCATAAAAGCTTCTACTCTTATTATAAAAGGACTTTTCAAACTCATCAATGGCGATATAGAAGCAAAAAATTTAGGCGGCATCATTACTATGGTTGATTTGACTTCAAAAGCTGCAGAAATAAGTCTTTCGTGGCTTTTATTTATCACAGCTTTAATTTCTATCAATCTTGGAATTTTAAATCTTTTACCCATACCTATGCTCGATGGAGGACATATTTTATTTAATTTTTACGCCCTTATTTTCAAAAAAGAAGTTCCACAAAAAGCCTTTGAATATCTAAGTTATGGCGGTATGGCTTTACTTTTAAGCCTAATGCTTTTTGCGACCTTTAATGACATAGTAAGACTAACGCAAAATTAAATTTAACATAACTTAAGTATATTTAGCTATAATTCGCCCTTGCAATCCTTGCCTGTGAAAATGGGCTTAATATCCACAAGGAGAAAAGATGAAACATTATGAGGTTTTATTTATTTTAAAGCCTACGCTAACCGAAGAAGAAGTTAGCACGAAGTTGGAATTCGTTAAAGAAATTCTTAGTAAAAATGGTGCAGAAATTCAAACCATTGTGCCTATGGGCACAAGAAAACTCGCGTATAAAATCAAAAAATACGAAAGAGGAACTTATTTTGTCATTTATTTCAAAGCTCCTACAAGTCTAATTGCCGAGCTTGAAAGGGTGCTTAGAATTACCGAAGAGGTTATAAGATTTTTGATTGTTAAATATGAAAATAAGAAAGAAATTTCCGCTTGGGAAAAGCTTTCTCAAGGTATCAAGCAGTCAAAAAAAGAAATTAAACCTATAGAAGCCCCTGAAATTCAATAGGTAAAAAGATGTTTAACAAAGTTGTTTTGATTGGAAATCTTACTAGAGATATAGAAATGCGTTATGGGCAAAGTGGAACAGCCATAGGTTCTTCCGCTATCGCTGTTACAAGGAAATTTAGTGTCAATGGCGAGAAACGCGAAGAAACTTGTTTTGTTGATATTACCTTTTTTGGCAGACAAGCAGAAGTAGCAAATCAATATCTTTCAAAAGGAAGCAAACTTCTCGTTGAGGGGCGTTTAAAATTTGATCAATGGACTGATCAAAATGGTCAAAATCGCTCTAAACATAGCGTTCAAATTGAAAATATGGAAATGCTGGGTAATAATCAAAATGGTGCAAATAATTTTACCCCTAACAATTACGCAGAAACACAAAGCTACGATCCTTACACTAATGAAAATAGCAAAAAACCTGCACAAAAAACTCCCAATCAAAATCAAGAGAAAATTAGAGAAATCGATGTCGATGCTTATGATAGTGATGACAGCGATTTACCATTTTAAAAAGGAAAAATTATGGCAGAGAAAAGAAAATATTCACGCAAATATTGCAAATATACAGAGGCTAAGGTTGAATTTATAGACTATAAAGACACAACGATGCTAAAACACGCTTTATCTGAACGCTTTAAAATTATGCCACGCCGTTTAACAGGCACAAGCAAGAAATATCAAGAAATGGTAGAATTAGCCATAAAGCGTGCAAGACATGTAGCTCTTATCCCTTATATAGTCGATAGAAAAAATGTAATTAATAATCCTTTTGAGGGATTATAAAAACTACCCTAAGGCGTCCAAAAGTTCTCTTTTGCGACTAGCCTTAGCTTTTCATTAATGAAAATTTCTTCATTAACTCCTTCATTTAGCTTTGAAAACACGCTAATATTCACAATAATCACGCCGTCCTTAGATAAATTTGCATCTGAATTAATATTTATCAAACGACCATTTTGACATTCAGCAAAGGCATAAAAATATTCAAACTTGATTTTATCTTTAACATTAGGATAAGAAAAGCTGATGGAATTTAAGCACTCAAATCCCTCTTTTTTAGCTTGAAAAAGGGCATATTTAGCAAGTTCTTTAGTGTTTGTTCTTAAAATTTTAGCTTGAGTATAAGCATAACTATCTTTTAAAAATCTTGGCGTATAGCTTGAAATATTTAATCCCACACTTATCGAAAATCCCACAAAAAGCGTTAAAAATACGACACCAAGTAAAACATAAGCTTTTTTCATAGGATAAGCATTTTTTCTAAACAATGTGAAAAATGTGATTTCTGCACACAAATTTTAATCCATAAAGCTCCATTTTGCTCTCTCAATCTAAAATCTTGGACAAAATCGAGCAACAAAGCCTCTTGTTTCAAATTTTCATTAAATATTTTGGGTTTGAAGGTGTATTTTAAAGCGTTATCTTCAAATTTGAATTCAACTTTGGCTTTTAAGGGATAAAAAACTCCCTCACTTTGAAAATTTGCAGGATTTAAAAGCTCAACTTTTCCATCCTTTAAAGCATAAAAGCTCCCATCTTTATCTTTAAAAAGATCTATTTTATTTTGCAAAAGATGAGCAAAATCACTCTTTGGAGAATAAAAGCTCGTATGATTTTTTAAAATCAACATTGAATTGACTAATTTTAACTTACCATTTTCAAGCACAAAAATACTTTCATCATCTTTCAAAAAACAGGAGAAATTTTCATTTGTAAATTCCAAATTTACACATTTTAAAAGGATATTTTCCAAATTGAATAGAGTTTGATTTAATTTTAAAATCACTTCATTTTGCTCCAAAGACTTTAAGTGTAATAAATAAAATTCTCTCAAAGGCTTTGCCATAAGCATAAAAATAATAGAAAAAATAATCAAAACAATCATTAATTCAAGCAAACTAAAAGCTTTTTTCATTGTAAAAATACTGCCTATAAGCTTTATCAAAAGGCTCTATTTTTTTTAATTCAAAAATTTCATCTTTTACAATTGTCTCTTTTAATCGTAAGGGTTTTAGCATATCATTAGCAACAAAAATTTCTCTATCATTTGAATGCATTAAAAGTCTTGCTTCAAGGGCGTAGAGTCTTTCAAAAAACTTTAAGGTTGCATTATTTTTATCAACTTGTGTATAAAAAAGCGAAATTGAACTAAAAATAAAAGCCAAGATAATTATAGAAATTACAAGCTCGACAAAAGAAAATGCTCTTTTCATTTGGAGCTGATATAAACAGCCTCCATAAATGCCGCTCTAATAGCCCTTTCTTCCAACACCTTCACGCCTTTTATACTCACACCAGCAGGTGAGCAAACACTTTCTTTGATAAGAGCTGGGTGCTCGTGAGCTAAAAGTGTAGAAAAGCTTTCAAAAAGTCCTTGCGTGAGCTTTAAACTTAACTCCTTATCTAAACCCCTATACACACCCCCATTTGCAAGAGCCTCAGCCACTAAAGAAAGAAAAGCTGGCGCACAGCCACTTAAAGCCATAGCACTTGGCATTTGCTTTTCACTACTTAATTCATAAGCATTACCAAAACTTGTTAAAATTTGCACTATCTCTTCTTTAAAAAGCCCATTTTTTAAGATAAAAGGCGTGGTAGAAGCTTTATATTTAGCAGCGACATTTGGCATAATCCTTGCAATATTTTGAGCTCTAATACACTCTAAATCTTTCAAGCTAGTATTTGCCAAAACAGAAATTAAAATTCTTGCCTCTCCTTTTAAAATTTGAGACATTTCATTTAAAGCGTAAGGTTTAAAAGCTAAAATAACATTTTTATTTTCCAAATCAAATTCGTTATAAAGTAAAGTCTTAAAACCTTCTTTTCTTAAATATTCAAGTTTTTGAACCTCACGCCCCACTATATAAATTTCATAAAAATCTCTCAAACCATAAGCTAAGGCACTCGCCATAGCACCATTTGCAAGGATATAAATGCTAGACATTATTTTTTAATGTAATTAGAAATTTTTTCTGCTTGAAAAAAATCAGGATAATGGACCGTATCTAAAATAACTTGTGCCATAGTATTATTATCTAAATTAATTACTACTGGAGCAAGAAAATTTACCGTGGATTCTTCAATAGTCTTTGCTAAAGCGACTATATTAAAAACCTGCTGTTTAGATTCTGGCGTGAGTGAAAGTAATTCCTGGTAATAAGTAGGTATATCAAATTCATAATCAGGGCGTATGAGATAGGGATTAATGAGAACAAAAGAGAAGTCCTTGCCATCAAGGCTTTTAAGCCTGACAAATATCTCATCTATGGTTGTAAATTCCATATTCTTAGTTTCTTCAAAACCCAAGATAGGGCACTTAACAGCTAGAGTCATTTTATCTCCTCAAGTTTTATAATTTTAATTTTAACATAAATAAGCAATAATAATTCCAATTTTTTATTTTTTTACGAAATTAAGGCTTATTAATCAAATTTGATTAAAATTACGCTTTTATTTTAAGTAAGGTTTATCGATGAAAAAGAAATTATTGATTTTATCTTTGATTATCACTTTTTTCACAGCTTGTAGCACGAAAAATAAAGATGAGCTTTATAATCTTAGCCCATCACAATGGTATGCGCAAATTATTAAGGATTTACAGGATAAAGATTTAGAAAAGGCGGACACGCATTATAGCGGTATGGCAAGTGAGCATATTGCAGACCCTCTATTAGAGCCTATACTCATCATACTAGCTCAAGCACATATGGACGAAGAGGAATATCAACTAGCTGAATTTTACTTAGATGAATATAATAAAAAATTTGGAAATTCCAAAAATGTCGATTATACGCGCTATCTTAAAATAAAAGCTAAATTTGAAGCCTTTGCTGTGCCAAATCGCAATCAAGCCTTAATGCTCCAAAGTCAGCAAGAAATCGATAATTTTCTAAAAGAATATCCAAACACACAATACAAGCCTTTAGTGCAAACTATGCTGACAAAATTTAATATTGCCGTGTTTTATTTAGACAGCACCATAGCGGATTTATACAATAGAACAGATAGACAACAAAGCTATGAGATTTACCAAGAAAAATTACAACAATCAGAATTTTTTGAAAGAAGTATTATAACACCTGAACTTCCTTGGTATAGAGCAATATTTGAAAAATTTTAAGAGTTAAAAATAGGAGAAATGATGGAATTAGAAGACATAGTGGCTGTTAGGCAAATTTTTCCCGTTTTAATTGAAGATGAGCTATTTTTATATCCTTTTATGATAACACCCATCTTTATTAACGATTCTAAAAATTCTAGTGCTTTAGATAAAGCTCTTAAAGATGATAATATGATTTTCGTTGCCCCTTCAAAATATGAAAATGGTCGAAGTTTTGATGAAATTTATGATTGTGGCGTTATAGGCAGCATAATGAGAAAAGTGCCTTTACCAGATGGACGCATAAAAATTCTTTTTCAAGGGCATTCTAAAGCGAGAATTACAAAAAGAATTTCTAACAAACCCCTAGAAGCTAGAATTGAACCCATAATCGAAGAAGAACTAGAACCCAAAAAAAAGAAAGCTCTTTTAGATGTTGTAAAGGAAAAAGTAAAAATTCTCTCTAACATTAGCCATTATTTTTCACCCGATTTGCTAAGAACCATTGAAGAGGGTGTCGATGCTTCAAGAATTTGCGATTTGATTTTAAATACCATAAGGATAAAAAAGCAAGATGCTTACGAATTTTTTATCCTTTCAAATTTAGAAATCAAACTTATCAAACTTATTGATTTGTTAGTGGAAGAAATCGAAACCAATCGCTTACAAAAAGATATCAAAAATAAGGCACACTTAAGAATTGACAAAGCAAATAAAGAATATTTTCTTAAAGAGCAATTAAGACAAATTCAAAGAGAATTGGGCTCAGACACACAAAAAGAAGATGAAGTCAAAGAATATTACAAAAAACTAGAACTCAAAAAGCCTTTTATGCACGAAGATGCCTACAAAGAAATCAAAAAGCAAATTGAAAAATTTGACAGAATTCATCAAGACAATTCAGAAGCCTCTATGATACAAACCTACATAGAAACGGCTCTTGATGTGCCTTTTGAAAAAATTTCTAAGAAAAAACTTAGCATTAAAGAAGTTATTAAGCAATTAGAACACGACCATTACGCCTTAGAAAAGCCTAAAAGACGCATTGAAGAATATTTTGCCGTGCGTGAGCTTTTAGAAAAAAGAAAGATAAATGATAAAGACGGAGCAAAAGTTATATTATGCTTTTACGGACCTCCGGGCGTGGGTAAAACCTCTCTTGCAAATTCCGTAGCAAAAGCACTTAAAAGAGAATTGATTCGCATAGCTTTAGGAGGACTTGAAGACGTCAATGAGCTTCGCGGACATCGTCGCACTTATATAGGAGCAATGCCTGGACGCATTACGCAGGGCTTGATAGAGGCTGGACAAATTAATCCAGTCATCGTGCTTGATGAGATAGATAAGCTTAATCGCAGCTTTAGAGGTGATCCATCTGCTGTTTTACTAGAAATTTTAGACCCAGAGCAAAACTCTAAATTTAGGGATTATTATCTTAATTTTAATTTGGATTTAAGTAAAGCTATTTTCATTGCCACTGCAAATGATATTAGCAATATCCCCTCTCCATTAAGAGATAGAATGGAATTTATCGAGCTAAGTTCTTATACGCCTAATGAAAAATTTCAAATCACAAAAAATTATCTTATCCCAGATGAGCTTAAAAAGCACGGCTTAAAAGCTAGCGAATTCAGTGTGAGTAAAGATGGGATTGAATTACTCATTAGTGATTATACTAGAGAGTCTGGTGTAAGAACTTTACGCCGTAAAATTGCCGAGCTTTGCCGTAAGACTGCCAAACAAATTTTACTTGAAGAAACTAAGAAAATTAACATTAATGCTAAAAATTTACACACTTTCTTAGATAAAAAAGTCTATGAAATTCAAAAAAGAGAAAGAGAAAATAAAATAGGGCAGGTTAATGGACTAGCTTGGACTGCTGTGGGTGGAGATGTGCTAAAGGTTGAGGCAATTAAAATTAAGGGCAAAGGTGAATTGATGCTAACAGGTTCTTTAGGTGATGTGATGAAAGAATCTGCCAAAATCGCCTTTAGCGTCATTAAAGTCCTAATTGATGAAGGCAAACTTAAATTTCCTAAAAAAGCTTTGTTGGATAGCAAAACAAATATCTATGAGCAATATAATCTCCATATCCATGTCCCAGATGGAGCAACTCCAAAAGACGGACCAAGTGCTGGCATTACTATGGCTACGGCTATGGCGTCCATTTTTAGTGAAAAAAAGGTGCGAAGTGATGTGGCGATGACAGGTGAGCTTGACTTAAATGGGAGGGTTCTGCCCATAGGTGGTTTAAAAGAAAAGCTTATAGCCGCTTATAAAGCTGAAATGACAACAGCACTCATTCCTACAAAAAATTACGAAAGAGATTTAAAAGATATCCCACAAGAAATAAGGGACAATATGAAAATTATCGCTGTAAGGGAATTTGAGGAAGTGTTAAAATATTCTTTAATGTGATATTTGCATTATTTTCTATAAATGAGGGTATGAAGCCAAAACCCTTATTTATAGATATTAAATACTAATTCAATAAGCTTAAATTTCACAAAGTGAAAAATGATAAAATCGCTATTATCACTCTTTAAAATAAAAATTAAATTCGTTTTTAGTGTAACTAAACCCTGCTTTCTCATAGAAGCGGACGGCTTTTTGATTGAGTTTATCTACAAAAAGTTTTAGTTGTGTTTTTGGGTGGCGTTTGATGAGGGTATTTAGTAAGGCAAAGGCGACATTTTTGTGGGCTAAATTCTCACGCACAGCGATAAAGTCGATATATAAGCCATTTAAAATATTAGTATAAAGCAATCCTCCGCAAATTCTACCCTTTTCTTTGTAAATGAGGCATTGATGTAATTTATCCTCAAGTTCTTTTAAGGAAAATAAAAAAAGATAAGTTGTATCAAAAAACTGCGAAAAAAACTTCCTAAGCTCCGCAATATCTTCATTTTTAGCCTCTTCGATGAAAGAATAATTTTGCGGAGTAAATGTGGGGCTTAAAAGTTGCATTTGAGCGTGTTTAATGAGTATATTAAAGCCGTTAAGTTTAAGAAATTCTTCATTTTGTGTGAGATAGGTAGGATTTTTACCTAAAATTTTTACAAAACTTTTTTGTAATTTAAAATCTCGCACTTCACGGACGAAATAATATAAAAAGTTATGCCTATCATAGAAGAAAAAATTCTCCCCATTTTGCAAGATTGTGATATTTTGGAGTTTAAGCTCTTCTTCAAAAAAGCTTAAATTTTCTAAATGGTTACTTAATTTAAAGCCCTCGTAATAAAATCGTTTAAATTCCTCAAATTGACGCATAAAGGGCTAACCTATCCACCTTACTATTAATGTTTAAAGGAAGTTTTGCAAGTTTAATGCTCTGCTTTGGCAGCATATAAGCTGGCAATTTTTGCTTACAAAACCCCTTCAAATCAAGCTCCTCTTCACTCTCATAAAAAGCAATGAGTTTATCATCTTTAAAGACACAAGCACTATTTTTAATCTTTGCGTGGGAATTTAACACAGCTTCTATTTCACCAAGCTCTATTCTATGTCCTTTAAATTTGATTTGATTATCAATTCTTCCATAACATAGTAATTCCCCAAATTCATTATAAGCGACAATATCTCCTGTTTTATAAAGTAAGTCTAAATAATTGTTATGTAAAGGATTTTGTATAAAGGCTGCTTTTGTTTTTTCCGTGTCATTGTAATAACCTAAAGAAAGGCTAGTTCCTCTTACATAAAGTTCTCCCTTTTTCCCTACTTCATTAATGAAATTTTTATTTTCATCAAAGACTAAAAGCTCTGTATTTTTACAAGCTTTTCCTATGGGTAAAAGCTCATCATCTTTAAATTCTCTATCTACCTTATAAAAACAACACACATCAGTGATTTCAGTTGGTCCGTAAAGATTGGCAAAGAGGGTGTGGGGGAGATGAGAACGCCAAATGTTTAAAGTCTTAGCACTAAGCAAATCCCCTCCGCATAAAATTTTCCTTAAATGTTTTAAAGGATAAGGTTTTAAACTTTCTTTATCGGGCGCGAAATAATTATAAATCACAGGCTTCCAAAAAATCATCGTGATTTTTTCCTTTTCCAAATAAGACAAAATTTCATCGGGAAAGGCAAAAGAGGCATTAGGGATAAGGTGTAGTGAGCCTCCATTAACCACACTTCCAACGATGTCAGGCAAGGACGCATCGACATAAAGCGGCGCTTGATTAGCTATCACTTCATTTTCATCAAGCTCAAATTCCTCACTCACCCAAAAAGCATAATCAATCACACTTTTATGACTTATGCTTACTCCCTTAGGCACTCCCGTGCTACCACTTGTAAAAAAGACATAAAGTAAATTGGTATCAATATGTCTTAATCTAGCCTTTGTTAAAGCTTCTTCATCTCTTTCATAACTTTCAAAATCTTCTGTATAAAGTGTAGCTAAATCAAGCTTTAAATTTAAACTTTTTGAAGTGATGAAAGCCTTAGGTTTTAAAACACTAATGATTTTTTCTATTCTTTCAAGGGGCATTTTTTCATCAAGTAGGGTATAAAAATTCCCACTCTTTGCCACAGCAAAAAAACTAATAAGCGTGTTAATGCTTTTAGGTAAGATGATTAAAATAGGACTTTGCGTAAAAGTAGGTGTGAGAGTGCTTAAAAGTTTGCTAGCAACCTTTTGACTTAAATCATCAAATTCTTTATAAGTGATACTTACTCCCCCCATTTCCTTAAAAAGCATTTTTTGAGGGAATTTTTTCACACTTTTTTGTAAAAAGTCATCAATATGACATATCATCTTTTCTAGCCTTTCATCGTTTTTTTGTATAATAATCTAAATTTCAAAACAAAAGGCAAAAAATGCTTGTGGATAAAACTTATAAGATTAAAAGTTGTGATGATGTAGAACTTGGGATTAAGAGAGAAGCAAAATTAGAATACCGCATTAGCTATGATGAGACAAAAGAACTTGAGGCTATCGTCTTTATCATAGGAGGTTTTGGCAGTAGCACTAATCTTTGCTTTATGGATTTTGCGAGGCAAAATTTAGCACAGAATTTTCCTGTTTTAGCGGTTAATGTCTTTTATCATTGTTTTTTCAATCGTTTTAATGAGGAGGATAGAAGATATTCTGCTAAACTTGCAAGTTTTGAGCCAGACATACGCAATTTAAAAACTCTTTTAACGCACACTCAAATTCCTTTTCAAAATGATTTAAATGCTTTTCATTACCACCCCCTATTAAATGAACGGATTAAGCATTACAAACAGCAAGGTCTCATCAAAAAAGACTCCACCCTAGCAGGGTTAAGCTATACCATACTCCCCGCCAATGATGAGTATCAAAATTATGGCATTATGGCAGCACTTGATCATATTTTTGTCCTTAAAAACCTTTACAAAAAACTCCCTAGCACACGGGGGGGGGGGGGGGTAGCCTCCCTGCCTGTGATTTATGGAGGTAGCTCTTATGGGGGCTACCTCGCACACTTAATCGCTAAAATTGCCCCGTGGCACGCTCAAGCCATTTTGGATAATTCTTGCTCGCCTTTACCGCAATTAGACTACATTGTGGGGAGGGAGCTTGGAAACGACCAAAGTGAGCTTACGACTTACGATGGGGACTTGATGATACGGCTTTATTCTAAAACTTTTTGGACTTGTGATGCGAATTCTAAATATTGCTTTACTCCGGCACATTATAAAATTCGCTCTTTACTTAACACAGAGCATTTAAAAATTCAAAGTGAGTATGCTAAGGATACACTTTTTATCAGTTATCACTCAGCCCATGATGAATTTGGCACTGCAAAAGATAAAGAAAAGCTTTATGAGCTTTATAAAGCATTAGATTTTAAGGCAAAACTACATCTTATAAAAGATGAAAAAGAACTAGATAAAAAATTCATTAGAAGTTTAAATCACAGCCTTGGTATGAGTGATAATGGGCTTTTTCGTAAGGAACTACCCACTATTTTAGAGCAATTTAGAACGAAAGTTTTCACACAAAGACAGGGGGAAATTAGCTATCCTTGCGGAAATAAAATTTTCACTTTCAAAGATGAGGGCGAGAAATTTCTTCTTGAAATTTCTTAATTTAACTTCCATAAGCCTCATCTAGCATTTTTTTAATGCTTTCAAAATCCTCAAAATATGTCATTTTGATATATTTTCTATCAAGAGTTTTTTGATAGTGCTTTTCTATCTCTGCGACTAAAGCCATCACATCAATACTATCGATTTCATTATTGCTTACCAAATTTTTCATATTTTCATCGATGTCATCTCTACCGATTTTCATAAAAAATTCTTTAATTATTTGCATTACGCCTCCTTGTTTAAAATATACAGAACTATCGCTAAAATCCCATTTTGCTGTTAAAAATTTAGATAAAAGTCAAAAACGATAAAAATTATAATCTGGTTGCGAAGGGGAGATTTGAACTCCCGACCTTCGGGTTATGAGCCCGACGAGCTAACCACTGCTCTACTTCGCGTTATGAGTTTAGAAGTGGATGGGGTAAAGGGATTCGAACCCCTGAATGACAGGACCAAAACCTGTTGCCTTACCGCTTGGCGATACCCCATCAAAATTGAAAGTGAGATTATACTTTTTTTTAATTTATTTGTCAAGTAAATTTAGCTACAATACCCTAATTTACTAAAGGATTAAAAATGAAATTTATAAGCATAGAACAAGCGATAAAAGACTTAAAAGAAGGTAAAATGCTCGTAATGGTCGATGCTGAAGATAGAGAAAATGAGGGAGACATCATCTTCCCTGCGGAATTTAGCACTA
Coding sequences within it:
- the pgsA gene encoding CDP-diacylglycerol--glycerol-3-phosphate 3-phosphatidyltransferase — protein: MNLPNFLAILRMILAPLLFFVLTFPFENVHQSWINYFATLLFSLAALSDFFDGFIARNWGQTTKLGAILDPLADKMLILAAFLGLLLLDRANEWVIYLILVREFFITGFRVVMVSENLDVSASFAGKLKTGFQMTAIIFLMLDWIFGDILLYIALALTIYSGFEYVYHYIKHRKKQ
- the rseP gene encoding RIP metalloprotease RseP yields the protein MKSLLFLLIILILGLKFYSVQFLATIFAISFLIFFHELGHFLAAKSLGIRVEIFSIGFGKSFFEREFKNTKYRLSVLPLGGYVKLKGQDDLNPALRNYDKDSYGSLSPLQKIYILFAGPFFNLLLAFLLYIAIANLGLEKASAKIGFIAPNSAAQEMGLLEGDIIKSINGVKIQSFDEIPALLTPNALIIEIQREEKLLNFLITPKTGQAYNEFGQIMPKLQLGIAPSNEKISVSYTGLQSLSYALDESIKASTLIIKGLFKLINGDIEAKNLGGIITMVDLTSKAAEISLSWLLFITALISINLGILNLLPIPMLDGGHILFNFYALIFKKEVPQKAFEYLSYGGMALLLSLMLFATFNDIVRLTQN
- the rpsF gene encoding 30S ribosomal protein S6; translation: MKHYEVLFILKPTLTEEEVSTKLEFVKEILSKNGAEIQTIVPMGTRKLAYKIKKYERGTYFVIYFKAPTSLIAELERVLRITEEVIRFLIVKYENKKEISAWEKLSQGIKQSKKEIKPIEAPEIQ
- a CDS encoding single-stranded DNA-binding protein, whose amino-acid sequence is MFNKVVLIGNLTRDIEMRYGQSGTAIGSSAIAVTRKFSVNGEKREETCFVDITFFGRQAEVANQYLSKGSKLLVEGRLKFDQWTDQNGQNRSKHSVQIENMEMLGNNQNGANNFTPNNYAETQSYDPYTNENSKKPAQKTPNQNQEKIREIDVDAYDSDDSDLPF
- the rpsR gene encoding 30S ribosomal protein S18; amino-acid sequence: MAEKRKYSRKYCKYTEAKVEFIDYKDTTMLKHALSERFKIMPRRLTGTSKKYQEMVELAIKRARHVALIPYIVDRKNVINNPFEGL
- a CDS encoding PulJ/GspJ family protein; the protein is MKKAFSLLELMIVLIIFSIIFMLMAKPLREFYLLHLKSLEQNEVILKLNQTLFNLENILLKCVNLEFTNENFSCFLKDDESIFVLENGKLKLVNSMLILKNHTSFYSPKSDFAHLLQNKIDLFKDKDGSFYALKDGKVELLNPANFQSEGVFYPLKAKVEFKFEDNALKYTFKPKIFNENLKQEALLLDFVQDFRLREQNGALWIKICVQKSHFSHCLEKMLIL
- a CDS encoding type II secretion system protein, whose protein sequence is MKRAFSFVELVISIIILAFIFSSISLFYTQVDKNNATLKFFERLYALEARLLMHSNDREIFVANDMLKPLRLKETIVKDEIFELKKIEPFDKAYRQYFYNEKSF
- a CDS encoding pyrroline-5-carboxylate reductase codes for the protein MSSIYILANGAMASALAYGLRDFYEIYIVGREVQKLEYLRKEGFKTLLYNEFDLENKNVILAFKPYALNEMSQILKGEARILISVLANTSLKDLECIRAQNIARIMPNVAAKYKASTTPFILKNGLFKEEIVQILTSFGNAYELSSEKQMPSAMALSGCAPAFLSLVAEALANGGVYRGLDKELSLKLTQGLFESFSTLLAHEHPALIKESVCSPAGVSIKGVKVLEERAIRAAFMEAVYISSK
- the fliW gene encoding flagellar assembly protein FliW is translated as MTLAVKCPILGFEETKNMEFTTIDEIFVRLKSLDGKDFSFVLINPYLIRPDYEFDIPTYYQELLSLTPESKQQVFNIVALAKTIEESTVNFLAPVVINLDNNTMAQVILDTVHYPDFFQAEKISNYIKK
- a CDS encoding outer membrane protein assembly factor BamD, with protein sequence MKKKLLILSLIITFFTACSTKNKDELYNLSPSQWYAQIIKDLQDKDLEKADTHYSGMASEHIADPLLEPILIILAQAHMDEEEYQLAEFYLDEYNKKFGNSKNVDYTRYLKIKAKFEAFAVPNRNQALMLQSQQEIDNFLKEYPNTQYKPLVQTMLTKFNIAVFYLDSTIADLYNRTDRQQSYEIYQEKLQQSEFFERSIITPELPWYRAIFEKF